From the Anopheles merus strain MAF chromosome 2L, AmerM5.1, whole genome shotgun sequence genome, the window TTCGACTTTTTGTAACAGGTTTCGTTCGATCAAAATGCACTATGGACATGGGCTAGGACACTTACACTGCCCAGGGGTAGTTTGATGATTCTTTGATGAGCTTTGAGCTTTTGAACCAATAAGAACAGCTCCAGATATGTTCTGCTTCAAATCACTGTTATCACACTATCGGTGcactttatttttcttttctttttttgggaggGGGTGGAAGTGCTTCCGCCTGCTTTGATgtcacacattcacacacaaatGGATATATTATATTGCGTTTGGAACAATAATGGGGCGGTTAATTTACGTACTTTTCCACCACAAACAGGAATACACAGATTACAGATTCTCGTTCTTGGAAGTGTGTTGCTGTGGTAACACCCTTAGCCTCGCAAGAAAAGAAGTTTTATTTCTTGTATAATTCCTGTACACGGACTTCCCGTTTTGATGGGTGCGTACTGCATGGGCACGATGACGGTGAAGCGATGACCGGATCGTTGCGTATGCGTTCACGATCTATCAGCCACTATCATCTTACGCGGAGCTTGGAGCTTGGAACGAACGAACACAGCCAAAGCGCGCGTTTTTGACGCATTTCGCTACCAACACAGACAAATAGCGCGCGATCGTGTTCGTTGGAACCCGCGAAATGGCGATTACGTTTGGCGCGTCATTCATGTGCCCTCGTGAGAAGAGTATTGTGATCACTATCTCATTCATAACATTCAACCAAGAGTAAAGTTATCTGTAAGCATGATTTGCGCGTTtgtgatttttgtgtttgtaaattttattcattttgttaCATATGCTACGTTTGAttctaatgtttttttttctacataaaacaattttataatGCTGCTTTACATTAAGTTTATATCATATCAGTGAACTCAAGCATTGGTCAACAAAGTATCCAAATATGACGCTATGTAACATATTATGTTATCTGAAATTTTCTTCTAACATGCAGTTAATTTCTGTCCAAGCTACACTAGAAACTTACAAGCTGCAGCAAATGAAGAGAAATGGGTTTTAATACCAGTACAAACGATGCTTACAACAGTTCCTGCGGTGAAACCACTGCCGCCTGTCAATCGAGCGCCTAATATTACGCCACAATAAATATCTCAACTAATTATCAATCTTCACGCAAGACGCTCACTATCGATGGTATATACGATTGTACCAAATCATTACACAAATACTGTCATGTGATGGAGTATCGCAAATCCTacgtttctttctgttttatcTGAAGCACCACCAAGCGAGGTATGATGTTTGTTAATGATTACAGTAGGTTGCGGAGCACTCTTCTTGCAATAAGTGCCAAAGATTGAAGTGGGTCTGTATtaggtgtttgtttttagtacATTTTACAGCACTGCGAGGCTCGCGCTCTTCCTTTGCTCACCTGTCCCACTCGAAAGGTGTCACCTCTACCGTAAAGCAGCGCGGGAGGACCCTATAGGGTCTAATGGTGGATAGCCTCAAACTGAAGCCTCGAGGAAAGTGTCGGATGTATTGTCGCACCTGCCGCACCGTTATCGAATCTacaattaatttcaatcaGCACACAGAACTTTACACTGATAagggagaaaataaaaagtgcAGCACACGGACTGACACTCGGACGAGGCAGAACAAAATGGTACGCTTTAAATGGCACAACTGtcgacaacagcagcagcatgttcGCTTCGACATGGGTGCGTATGACGCGTTTCGCTAAATCATACAAAATGAATAGACTTTTCCGTTGGGATTGTATCGTGGGCAGAGGCGTATCGCTTCGGATCGCAGTCCATGGATAATTTATCGGGAGTGTAATCGAGTTCGATCCAATCAGTCGGCATGCGCACCCGATAAAACAAATCCCTTCCCGTGGTATTGCGGCTCACATTTGCATACGCTTAGGTGatagatctttttttttaattcgacCGGAGAGGGCCCGAACAGACGCAGTAGATCACGGTGCGTATGATATCTGCCCGTGTCGTATGTTTGCTTTACCGGCGATAACATGACTTCGCGTCATTCGCAACATTGTACGGAGCTAGAAGCATAAATACGAACGTACAAATACAGCTGTCCTAGTGAATGTttatattgttgttgttgttgttgttgttgttgttgttgttgttgttgttgttgttattgttattgttgttgttgttgttgttgttgtctaaACAATTTTACTCGGTTATGGTCGAGGGCCCGGAGTTACACAGTTCCTTTGCGGAGCATAACAGAAACGTGACTTTTACCATTATCTGCATTCGAATTCAATGATAAGCCTTTGCTTCTTGTTCTTTCTTTTGCAATTAGCTTCGTGGTCACGAGAGCCTTATACATGTgtacaaaacatatttttctaatGCCACCGGAAACTGTTCCATGTCTCATGGGGACGGTTCGAACTGGAACAGATTCACGTCCTGCCTTATTTCAGCCGTAGCGTAGGTttaaccaaccaaccaacatgaCCAATCGTGTTGATAAGCAAAATAAACGATtagtttttttgctatttcttTCGGGTAGCAATGTTCATTGCACAAAACGTGAGTTAAAGCAGCTATAAGCAAACTGTACACTTGTTGTTGCATCAGTGGAACAGttcttcccctttttgttttgtgataaAAGAGTCGGGTAAGAACAATTTTGCTGTAGTTTAAGGATGTATGCTATCGGTGAAGAGTCATGCTTTGTGGAATGATAACcaatgtttgtatgaaaatgtTTGGAGATGATGTATTTTTGTATAGCTTCTGCAAATTTGTGCAAAGCTTGTacattttattcaattataaattatttttcgccatgaatgtttttttcattattgtaAAAGTGACCTGATCTCTAAATGTCTATAAAATCTCAACTCAACAATCAATAATCAGGATTATTTTTGTAGGGAAAATTTGACTTATAATTCATTACAATGAATCTATTGAACTACGACTTTACATCCTTCATCGGCCTATTATCGGTTCAAATCCGAAATGAACTAACTATActgcttacttacttacttatccggctctcccatccaactcctattccgacacgtcctcgtccaCTCTAGGTAACATGTGTcaccacatatccaagcttgggtacacgggcttgacccaaccccttgggcggatgatggcatatggcgaaccaggaggggcatgggtatcccgggaaaccgggtgcctgaacgtcggggggggggggggggggcaacccgacgctaaacaaaacggtcacgtgggcgcggggccagtcacccagtcccatgaatCTACGACTGCGGAAAGCTACAGAAGAATTCTAAACGGACCTCATGATACCGACcatacgcaatgcccccgaaCTATCCTGCTATCAAGGTTTAAACAAATCAAGTCATAGCAAAAGTCCATTGGCGGTTGGTGGTATACCAAGTCAGAAAGTTTAATGcgttcaaagaaaaaaaacctatgCTAACGAAaacatatattaaaaaatgatcAAAAGTTTGTCGATAACTTAAGACCAAAATGCGTTTAActacaataaaatataataattgaattttagACAACGATATTTCCTGAGTATCTGGCAAAATTACTTTAAATTCGTTTGTAATGCTTTTAATTGGTTTGAGTACTATTATCACTAACAGTCGGAACTGTTGTAGGGATCGATTTTGGATATTCTTGATCCCAGACTGTTGGTAGGCCTATTTCGACGCCACACTTTACGTAACCTGGTAGTCCGCACGGGTACCATCGCGTGAGTTTCGTTATTTTCTCGTACAGTTTTATCCCAGGACTGCGTGTAGTTCGTGCCTGAAAgcataattaaaagaaaaaaggttGAAAGGTCTTCAAATTGacaataaaaattgtaatcaCACCTGTCGATGTGCGACGATTTTGTAGTCTTCCGTTAAAAGGTGGTGTTTCTCCCCGAACGTCAACAGATGGTCCAGTGCTGAAAGCTGAAGATCGTTCGGTTCATACCGCCCGTAATCGCCCATGAAGCACACGGCCAGTGACATGTTAGCGTACGCATTGGCCGTATCCCATCCACGACCAACGTAAACGTTTCCGTCACCACCGACCTGGAATGTGGTCATGTTTTAATTTGGCGTTTAGTCTGTCGGTTTAGACCGTACCAGACTGTCCTACAGAAAACTTACATaaaaattgctcggtatgTCTTGCAGACTTTTCTCGGCAATTGCTGCATCTTGCAGCGTGCGCATCTTGATGGAGCAAACGTGCACATCGGAGCAGATTTCCGAGTGGACGCCTATGTGCGTTATCAGCACGTACGGAATGGGATGTGGCAGCTTGTACGGTCCATGTACACCCTGCTGTGCACCCCAGTTGTGGCGATCGATTACCATGTGCCCGTTGCCGAGATTGGGAACTACCGGGAGAGAAATGATTTATTCCAAACACAATGTTACAGCACTACCTGTTGGTATAAACATAACGCTTACTTGATTTAGAAGCAGAGTTGTCCTCAAAAAATAGCTCCTTCGGAATGATATTGTCGCCGGAGGGGAACATCATGTAGATAATGTAAAACAATAGCACCAAACCAATGATTATGAAGAGTGTAATTATGCTGTACACGATAAGGCGTTCGATTTTTATGTCCGGCGAAGCATTTGGTCCCATCAACTGGTTCTGATTGTTGTATCCATCTGAAAAGGAAGAGTGTAATGTAGAACTTTATATTAGAACGAAATTATTATCACTCTTgaagtttacattttttaccagattgtttttatcATGTAGAGTATTTCCCCAagttacgcgaataatgcgttccgGAGACATTCGTGTAACTCGGATTTTTGCGTAAGTCGTATATCACGGTTAACAGCCAAAATGTACTGGATTAGTAATGattttttgattgaaattagtttatttatgtaatttattaCTTATTCAGTGCAATTGGTATAGAAAATTCGGTGATTTTTGTCTTTTTAGTGatttaaaacttttgaaaaaaaagaaatgctaatttattttcatttcacaattgatggagaaaattatactgatttgacatctgaaatatcaaaaataaaaattcgcgCAACTCAAGTCACGCTTAACTGTCGCTAAGACTGTATACAAAAACTGTACGGCCTATTAATTATCTATTACTTCCTATGCCTTAGTTCTAACGACTGTTATCAATGAAgttaaaaatcaattatgGAAAGTTTGCTTGAAACCCCCCGCCAGAGTGTAGATATAAGGTTTAAGTTAGATTGAACGATGGAGCGGCGCTTGTAGGCATAGTAGTAGCCAACAGTGGCAATAGCTTTATATATTATTGGTAATACTGGTACGTTTAAAATACGGAGCTTGTGGTACAGCCGTCAAGTGTATAATTGAACAACATGCCAGTCATGTATTCTAATCTAGAATATCGTCTatacttcttctatttggcgtaacgtcctacgtggacatgccggcctatacaggctttcgagacttaattcattatcacgtagccggatagtcaaacCTTGGTACGTGAATCCTAGGTCAATCCTAGGTACAGATAGAGCCAAATCTATAAGTAGTGGGTAAGGCTTTCCTAATTATATTTGCTCAATAATATACTTGAACGGTTTTTTAATCTATTACATAGGACTGAACCCATTTGACCTCATCGTGTTATGTAGAATATTAAGCTGCCGTGGATATTCCCTTCTATTTGCCACAACACCATTAGTCGGTCGAGCCTTGTTAAAAACTGTGATTGTACGACGTTTACATGGCAGAATAATGAGTGTAGGAAGGATCGGTTCCATATGGAGTCCTTTATTGGAACCCGTGAAAAGCATATTGTTAAGTCAAGTTGCTTGAAATTGGATTACGAAACTCGCAATATTACAGTGATAATACAGGTGATATTGAGGCAGATAATACAACTATCTCTAATATAAATGCTAGGAAGTGTACTTCTTCTGCTCTGTTATGATTCTTCTGTTATAGTAGATTATTTTACCCAAGTTTTACTGTAGTCCTGAAATCATTTGAAattcaatgattttttttaattgagaTTTAATGACATTAATAATGATTAacttttgtattattttaaagaaacataattttctcatacgaaaaaaatataaacatttaaagtccttttcttttaaaattgtttttgttttagaatTTATTAAACGTAATTCTTGATGATCATAATTGATCTATAAATATGTACAGAAAAAGCATTTATGACTAGACCCTTATATGTTGTTTTAATATCCGAAGGAGCATAAACTTTACCTATTTATGTTATTCGCATTTAACGcacattattcttcttctgtgCTTTTTCGATGAATTAACAATGGGTTATGAATTCCGTTCCGCTCATTGAAATCGTGCTCATCGTCCCACACGCTCGGAAAGCCCAATTCTGCCCCACAGTGTGCGTATGCTTGCGTTCCACAAGGATTCCACCGGGATAGTCTAACGAGTCTGGCGTACAGCATGTCTCCAGGGCTGGCTGTAGTAGGTTTGGTctgcaaagaagaaaaaaaataataagaaattGATACTCTGAGTGTATTTCCCCATATTTATCATTCTCTAACCTGTCTTCGTGCCACAAGCTTATAGTCGTTGGCAAGCTTTCGCTGTATCACACCGTACGTCAGGAGATGGTGCAAGGCGGAGAATTGAGATTCTTTCGGTTCGTAGGTTTGGTAGTCTCCTATGAAGCAAACGGACAGTGTTCGATTGTGATACGAATTTGCAATATCCCAACCACGGCCCACGTACACGTTGCCATCTCCACCAAGCTGacggaaaaaaggaaattcaaaTTAGTCTACGTCTTGTTTGGAAGTTTGCACTTATCGTGTGTGATCAGAATCAGAATGCTTACATAAAAGTTGCTTGGAATGTCGGGCAGATTCCGCTCACCGATGGCTGCATCCTGTAGCATGCGCATCCTGTTCGCACATTCGTGCATGCCGGTGCAATTTTTGGAGCGCAGGCCGATGTGCGTAACGATCACGTACTGAACCGGATGCTCCAATTGGATCGATGCGTGCGCATCTACCTGCGAACCCCAGTTACGCCGTTCGATGATCATGTGGCTGTTGCCGAGATTGGGCACTGCGAAGAGATCAATCTGTCGGAATCAATCGGCAGCTTAGCTTGGTACATCTCGTCCAGATTCTGTCCACAATTCCGCATGGAAGTTGGTGCTTTTTCACTTACTCGTCCGCCGGTGATAGTTGGTGTCGAACAGTATCTCCCGGTCAATGTCAGCTGGACCGCGCACCTGGTTCACGATGAAGTAGATGGCGGTTGAGAATCCGACGATCGCGAAAAATATCAGCGCTCCGTAAATGAAGTAGCGCTCCTGC encodes:
- the LOC121594545 gene encoding uncharacterized protein LOC121594545 gives rise to the protein MKLLLKIHNKDRHSTTTAAVNLFQRKRKYHHRRHSKSSSPVPSGAASLPASQQSGPSASSTPPHVSSSSLTSAASGAAVPCGTFDADRTTSGAASLAALVYGGPGNCTEPISCPIERRPLLRNSPSQSSARSFASSSRPGRNNHNRGLPSVEPSTLRQERYFIYGALIFFAIVGFSTAIYFIVNQVRGPADIDREILFDTNYHRRTMPNLGNSHMIIERRNWGSQVDAHASIQLEHPVQYVIVTHIGLRSKNCTGMHECANRMRMLQDAAIGERNLPDIPSNFYLGGDGNVYVGRGWDIANSYHNRTLSVCFIGDYQTYEPKESQFSALHHLLTYGVIQRKLANDYKLVARRQTKPTTASPGDMLYARLVRLSRWNPCGTQAYAHCGAELGFPSVWDDEHDFNEHGYNNQNQLMGPNASPDIKIERLIVYSIITLFIIIGLVLLFYIIYMMFPSGDNIIPKELFFEDNSASKSIPNLGNGHMVIDRHNWGAQQGVHGPYKLPHPIPYVLITHIGVHSEICSDVHVCSIKMRTLQDAAIAEKSLQDIPSNFYVGGDGNVYVGRGWDTANAYANMSLAVCFMGDYGRYEPNDLQLSALDHLLTFGEKHHLLTEDYKIVAHRQARTTRSPGIKLYEKITKLTRWYPCGLPGYVKCGVEIGLPTVWDQEYPKSIPTTVPTVSDNSTQTN